The Granulicella arctica genome segment CGACTTCGGTGATGGGCATCGCCTGCTCTGCATCCTGTATGCACTGCTCGCAATTCCGCCGCGTGCAGCGACCACAAGTAAGAACCACCAGAGCCGAGAGAAACATTGGCAAATTGTCAGATCCTTATGATCCCGTGATGCAGACCATGTCATATCTTGAGAAATAGTTGTTCATCCACCTTCACGTCGGTTTAGCTGGGTGGTCAACGCAAATACAGTTACATGCAGCTATGACATAAGAGGTTGTATTCTCCATTTTGTCCTCGTGCATAACATCTTTATTGTGTGGGCAGCCGCAATTTGCGCGTTCCCCTACATTGGTCTTTTCGCGTATTGACGCCATTACATATTCGCAATCATGCGGGTTGCGAATTCGCTTGTCTTGGCCTTCGTCGCGCCCTGCATCTGACGTTCAAAATCATACGTCACGAATTTTTGCTGGATCGTCTTTTCCATCGACGACTCGATCAGCCGGGCCGCTTCCTTCCATCCAATAAAGTCGAACAGCATCACACCAGAGAGAATAACGGAACCAGGATTGATCACGTCCTTGTCGGAGTACTTCGGAGCTGTGCCGTGCGTCGCCTCAAACACCGCATATCCGTCGCCAATGTTCCCGCCCGGTGCAATACCGAGGCCGCCAACCTGCGCCGCTGCCGCGTCGGAGATATAGTCGCCATTCAGGTTTGTCGTTGCCAGCACACTATAGTCCGACGGGCGAATAATGATCTGCTGGAAGATTGAGTCGGCGATACGATCATTAATCAGGATCTTCTGCTTCCACTGACCATTTCCATGCGATCCGCCGATACTCATTACAACGTGTTTCACCTCGGCCACGACCGACTCGCCGAACTCCCTCGCTGCGAATTCAATGCCCGGCTCGATCAATGCCGCATTCTGTTCTGCCGACAGACCCGGGTTCTGCTCTAGATTACCCAAGATCCAACTCTCGCGCTCCGTTACCGTGTCCTCCCGGAACTCCTGCGTAGCGACCTCGTAACCCCACTCGCGAAACGCACCTTCGGTAAACTTTTGGATGTTGCCCTTATGCACCAGCGTCACGGTCTTGCGACCTTCCTTCAAAGCGAAGGCAATCGCAGCCCGCACCAACCGCTTCGATCCCGTAACCGAGATCGGCTTAACGCCAACACCAGAATCCACCCGGATCTTTTTCTTCGTACCTTTCAACATCTCGTCGTTCACAAACGAGATGAACTTCGCCGCCTCCGGGGTTCCCTCGCGGAACTCGATACCCGCATAGATGTCTTCTGTGTTCT includes the following:
- a CDS encoding NADP-dependent isocitrate dehydrogenase is translated as MQTTYNGIPVPTNGQPIEYKDGKYTVPDHPIIPFIEGDGTGRDIWRASQRVFDAAVKKAYGGKRSVQWYEVLAGEKSYRKTKDWLPEDTVKATVDFRVSIKGPLTTPVGGGIRSLNVALRQLMDLYQCIRPVKYYSGVPSPVKHPEHLDVVIFRENTEDIYAGIEFREGTPEAAKFISFVNDEMLKGTKKKIRVDSGVGVKPISVTGSKRLVRAAIAFALKEGRKTVTLVHKGNIQKFTEGAFREWGYEVATQEFREDTVTERESWILGNLEQNPGLSAEQNAALIEPGIEFAAREFGESVVAEVKHVVMSIGGSHGNGQWKQKILINDRIADSIFQQIIIRPSDYSVLATTNLNGDYISDAAAAQVGGLGIAPGGNIGDGYAVFEATHGTAPKYSDKDVINPGSVILSGVMLFDFIGWKEAARLIESSMEKTIQQKFVTYDFERQMQGATKAKTSEFATRMIANM